Proteins from a genomic interval of Streptomyces fodineus:
- a CDS encoding IS5 family transposase (programmed frameshift): MRATPGSPGRHNPTSGWGRPRKKVEPDELWELFQRVVPEAPTRPQGGGRRRHGDREVLAAIVFVATSGCTWQQLPSASFGPSGATAHRRFAEWSKARVWAKLHRLVLDELGSRGEPDWSRCAIDSVNMRALKKGEPTGPNPVDRGKYGSKIHLITERTGLPLSVGISGANLHDSQALEPLVRGIPPIRSRRGPRRRRPAKLHADKGYDYNHLRRWLRTRGIRHRIARKGIESSERLGRHRWTIERTMAWLAGYRRLHRRYERKASHFLAFTSIACTLICYHRLTK, encoded by the exons ATGAGAGCCACACCCGGCTCCCCTGGGCGCCACAACCCTACGAGTGGCTGGGGCAGACCCAGGAAGAAGGTAGAGCCGGATGAGTTGTGGGAGTTGTTCCAGCGGGTGGTGCCGGAGGCGCCGACTCGTCCGCAGGGTGGCGGCCGGCGCCGTCACGGCGACCGGGAAGTGCTGGCCGCGATCGTGTTCGTGGCCACGTCGGGCTGCACGTGGCAGCAGTTGCCGTCTGCGTCGTTCGGGCCCTCGGGAGCGACGGCCCACCGGCGATTCGCCGAGTGGTCGAAGGCCCGGGTATGGGCGAAGCTGCACCGCCTGGTACTCGACGAGCTCGGCTCTCGCGGAGAGCCGGACTGGTCGCGCTGCGCGATCGACTCCGTGAACATGCGGGCCCTGAAAA AGGGGGAACCGACGGGTCCGAATCCTGTCGACCGCGGCAAGTACGGCTCGAAGATCCACTTGATCACCGAGCGCACCGGACTGCCCCTTTCTGTAGGGATCTCCGGCGCGAATCTGCACGACAGCCAGGCACTCGAACCGCTCGTGCGGGGAATCCCGCCCATCCGCTCCCGTCGCGGACCGCGCCGGCGACGTCCGGCCAAGCTGCACGCCGACAAGGGCTACGACTACAACCACCTGCGCCGATGGTTACGCACACGCGGCATCCGGCACCGCATCGCCCGTAAAGGCATCGAGTCTTCCGAGCGGCTCGGCCGTCACCGCTGGACGATCGAACGGACCATGGCCTGGCTCGCCGGATACCGCCGACTGCACCGCCGCTACGAACGCAAAGCCAGCCACTTCCTGGCCTTCACCAGCATCGCCTGCACCCTCATCTGCTACCACCGACTCACCAAATGA